A genomic window from Streptomyces sp. NBC_00234 includes:
- a CDS encoding class I SAM-dependent methyltransferase, with protein MHWYEDDSLWSDFAPTMFSAGRTAATAALVESSPLLDFPPGSRVLDLCCGPGLFLVPLARRGYAVTGVDLSPSMLERAGNACEQAGAEVRLERADMLTYTAPGAFDVVLNVFTSFGYFEDPEDNLRVLRNAWESLAPGGQLLADVMGKEVLAGWIGRPQAVDLPDGSYVVQRDTVLDSWRRLRTDWTLVKGTSARTASLTSWLYSAAELHALFESAGFTDVECFGGFDGSGYDHRSERLIVRGRRK; from the coding sequence ATGCACTGGTACGAGGACGACTCCCTGTGGTCCGACTTCGCGCCCACGATGTTCTCCGCAGGCCGCACGGCGGCGACGGCCGCTCTGGTGGAGTCGTCGCCCCTGCTGGACTTCCCACCGGGCAGCCGGGTGCTCGATCTGTGCTGCGGTCCGGGGCTGTTCCTGGTGCCGCTGGCCCGTCGCGGGTACGCCGTCACCGGCGTCGACCTCTCGCCGTCGATGCTGGAGCGCGCGGGGAACGCCTGCGAGCAGGCGGGAGCCGAAGTGCGCCTGGAGCGGGCGGACATGCTGACGTACACGGCGCCGGGCGCGTTCGACGTGGTGCTCAACGTCTTCACGTCCTTCGGGTACTTCGAGGATCCCGAGGACAATCTGCGGGTCCTGCGCAACGCGTGGGAGAGCCTCGCCCCCGGCGGCCAGCTCCTGGCGGACGTCATGGGCAAGGAGGTGCTGGCGGGCTGGATCGGACGCCCGCAGGCCGTGGACCTGCCCGACGGTTCGTACGTCGTCCAGCGGGACACCGTGCTCGACAGCTGGCGGCGGTTGCGGACCGACTGGACGCTGGTGAAAGGCACTTCGGCGCGTACGGCCTCGCTGACGTCCTGGCTCTACAGCGCCGCCGAACTGCACGCGCTCTTCGAGAGCGCCGGATTCACCGATGTCGAGTGCTTCGGCGGCTTCGACGGATCGGGTTACGACCACCGGTCCGAGCGGCTGATCGTCCGCGGGCGGCGCAAGTGA
- a CDS encoding pyridoxal-phosphate dependent enzyme translates to MNPRAEASTSAADALTGPGTVHEHITDAIKAPDLVRLDGDVVLARFETMKVYAALGAVRSLLRRGRIVPGQTLIDSSSGIYALALAMACHRYGLRCHIVASTTVDSVMRAQLEILGATVDQMPPSQSLLLDQERRVRHVRRLLADRPDFHWMRQYHDAVHYEGYRECADLVSGALPEGPVTVVGAVGTGASTGGLAQALRASGRSVRLVGVQPFGSVTFGSEQFSDPDAIIAGIGSSIPFRNVRHELYDTVHWLDFRHAMAGAVGLLRQHAVFAGLSTGAAHLVASWEAARDPGRIHLVLGADTGHRYAERVFARHAEAQDMAALRPLTIGALTELRPPWSVMEWAHRAAPAGARCAGESLPGPVPSVELTP, encoded by the coding sequence GTGAACCCCCGTGCGGAGGCGAGCACTTCCGCGGCGGACGCGCTTACCGGGCCGGGGACCGTCCACGAGCACATCACCGACGCCATCAAGGCCCCCGACCTGGTCAGGCTGGACGGCGACGTCGTGCTGGCCCGCTTCGAGACGATGAAGGTCTACGCGGCGCTCGGCGCCGTCCGTTCGCTGCTGCGGCGGGGACGGATCGTCCCCGGCCAGACCCTGATCGACAGTTCGAGCGGCATCTACGCACTCGCCCTCGCGATGGCCTGCCACCGCTACGGGCTGCGCTGCCACATCGTCGCGTCCACGACGGTCGACTCGGTGATGCGCGCCCAACTGGAGATCCTGGGCGCCACGGTCGACCAGATGCCTCCTTCGCAGAGCCTTCTCCTCGACCAGGAGCGCCGGGTGCGCCACGTGCGCCGGCTCCTCGCCGACCGGCCCGACTTCCACTGGATGCGGCAGTACCACGACGCCGTCCACTACGAGGGGTACCGGGAGTGCGCCGACCTCGTCTCCGGGGCGCTGCCCGAAGGGCCGGTGACCGTCGTGGGTGCCGTGGGCACGGGGGCCTCCACGGGAGGTCTCGCCCAGGCCCTGCGGGCGTCCGGGCGGTCGGTGCGCCTGGTGGGTGTCCAGCCGTTCGGCAGCGTCACCTTCGGCAGCGAGCAGTTCAGCGACCCGGACGCGATCATCGCCGGGATCGGCAGCTCCATCCCCTTCCGGAACGTGCGCCACGAGTTGTACGACACGGTGCACTGGCTGGACTTCCGGCATGCGATGGCCGGCGCGGTCGGACTGCTGCGGCAGCACGCGGTGTTCGCGGGACTGTCCACCGGGGCGGCGCATCTCGTCGCCTCGTGGGAGGCCGCCCGGGACCCCGGGCGCATCCATCTCGTCCTCGGCGCCGACACCGGCCACCGCTACGCGGAGCGGGTCTTCGCCCGGCACGCCGAGGCCCAGGACATGGCGGCCCTCCGGCCCCTGACCATCGGGGCACTCACCGAACTGCGCCCGCCCTGGTCGGTGATGGAGTGGGCCCACCGCGCCGCTCCGGCCGGCGCCCGCTGTGCCGGGGAGAGCCTCCCCGGTCCCGTACCGTCCGTGGAGCTGACGCCATGA
- a CDS encoding ATP-grasp domain-containing protein: MTIAALESLSFGLGRMASAAAEAGHRLCLLTRDRSVYRHELDTLPQEALTVVDVDTNDPAAVRSALSAVPGLAGLINTTDTWSVPAADLAAEFGLPGPDPAAVRLLRDKSRVRGLLHSRGLSRSAAVHIVPGAAAAGDVLREVGLPAVLKDSAGTSSRNVWIVHDREALRGALDEAGQRPLMGGLFAEGFLAGPLYSAETISWDGATRLLGVLSRQTSRQPAVREEAAAFPVALPDPERRGIEEWVGRILLAAGHRSGFAHVEFVLTAEGPELVEINRRIGGALVGEVLCRSLGTNVYAAMMEEALGRRPRLMDAPLGSGGPAFGFVLVHADHPGVLKGWLGLDELASFPGSVRWYPTKEPGDALPDVGDQRGCTGIVLAEAETAELAQHRAWSAATWVRPVVTGGP; the protein is encoded by the coding sequence ATGACCATCGCCGCACTCGAATCTCTCTCCTTCGGCCTGGGCCGCATGGCCTCGGCCGCCGCGGAGGCCGGACACCGGCTGTGTCTGCTCACCCGCGACAGGTCGGTGTACCGGCACGAGCTGGACACCCTCCCTCAGGAAGCGCTGACCGTCGTCGACGTCGACACGAACGACCCGGCCGCGGTCCGGAGCGCGCTGTCCGCCGTGCCCGGTCTGGCCGGGCTGATCAACACCACCGACACCTGGAGCGTGCCGGCGGCCGACCTCGCGGCGGAATTCGGCCTGCCGGGGCCGGACCCGGCAGCGGTGCGGCTGCTGCGCGACAAGTCCCGGGTGCGCGGTCTGCTGCACAGCCGGGGTCTGAGCCGCAGCGCCGCCGTGCACATCGTGCCGGGCGCCGCCGCGGCCGGGGACGTCCTGCGCGAGGTGGGTCTGCCCGCGGTGCTGAAGGACTCGGCGGGCACCTCCTCACGCAACGTATGGATCGTCCACGACCGGGAGGCGCTGCGCGGCGCCCTCGACGAGGCGGGGCAACGGCCGCTCATGGGCGGGCTGTTCGCGGAGGGCTTCCTGGCCGGCCCGCTGTACAGCGCGGAGACGATCAGCTGGGACGGCGCCACACGGCTGCTCGGTGTCCTGAGCCGCCAGACCTCGCGGCAGCCGGCGGTACGGGAGGAGGCCGCCGCCTTCCCGGTCGCGCTGCCGGACCCCGAGCGGCGCGGTATCGAGGAGTGGGTCGGCCGGATCCTGCTCGCGGCGGGACACCGGAGCGGCTTCGCCCACGTGGAGTTCGTCCTGACGGCCGAGGGCCCCGAGCTCGTCGAGATCAACCGCCGGATCGGCGGGGCGCTCGTGGGAGAGGTCCTGTGCCGCTCCCTCGGGACGAACGTGTACGCGGCCATGATGGAGGAGGCGCTCGGCCGGCGTCCCCGGCTGATGGACGCCCCGCTCGGCTCGGGCGGACCGGCGTTCGGCTTCGTCCTGGTCCACGCGGACCATCCGGGTGTCCTGAAGGGCTGGCTCGGCCTGGACGAACTGGCGTCCTTCCCCGGCTCGGTGCGCTGGTATCCCACGAAGGAACCGGGCGACGCCCTGCCGGACGTCGGCGACCAGCGGGGCTGCACGGGCATCGTGCTGGCGGAGGCCGAGACGGCGGAGCTGGCGCAGCACCGGGCGTGGAGCGCGGCCACCTGGGTGCGGCCGGTCGTCACCGGTGGGCCGTGA
- a CDS encoding MFS transporter: protein MGREATAAGKRVTGPQAFLLAGSFLITLGSFAVLPYMSVLLHQRLGLGLGTVGFVLAVASLVQFSGGVAAGAVAGRIGLRATMLVALALRTAGFATFVPGLRSPVLAVGALALVSCGAALYLPANKAYLVEGATEAERPRVLSAGNSAFNAGMALGPPAAAPFVLGSPAVLFSCVAALFALVGAGHALLPPAGSGPGTASAPTGNGASPGGGTGPSPFAATVLAVYVFMFFQHYLALYAVPRTSAAFYGAVLMGYAGLLVIAQPLLSGRIAALSHRTAMRVGFGSMAAGTAVIGVGGYVGIGAGAVLMCLGEIVLFLKNDLEALARSSAPPATIFGRQRLAAGIGAFGSGIVGGQLYAAADAAGSARGFWAAVCLQALILPVCLHRRRKGPGPGPFRRPGIKPAGSRH from the coding sequence GTGGGCCGTGAGGCCACGGCCGCCGGGAAGCGGGTCACGGGCCCGCAGGCATTCCTGCTGGCCGGCTCGTTCCTGATCACCCTCGGCAGCTTCGCGGTCCTGCCGTACATGTCGGTGCTGCTGCACCAGCGGCTCGGGCTGGGGCTCGGCACGGTCGGATTCGTGCTCGCCGTCGCCTCGTTGGTGCAGTTCTCCGGAGGTGTGGCGGCGGGGGCCGTGGCGGGCCGGATCGGTCTGCGGGCGACGATGCTGGTGGCGCTCGCACTGCGCACGGCGGGGTTCGCGACGTTCGTACCGGGGCTGCGGAGCCCTGTCCTCGCGGTCGGTGCGCTGGCGCTGGTGTCGTGCGGGGCCGCGCTCTATCTGCCGGCCAACAAGGCGTACTTGGTGGAGGGCGCCACGGAGGCGGAACGGCCCCGCGTGCTGTCGGCCGGAAACTCGGCGTTCAACGCGGGCATGGCCCTCGGGCCGCCGGCGGCGGCGCCGTTCGTCCTGGGTTCACCGGCCGTGCTGTTCTCCTGCGTCGCCGCGCTGTTCGCCCTCGTCGGCGCGGGCCATGCCCTGCTGCCGCCGGCCGGTTCCGGACCGGGAACGGCTTCCGCTCCCACCGGGAACGGGGCATCCCCGGGCGGAGGGACGGGCCCCTCTCCCTTCGCGGCGACCGTCCTCGCCGTGTACGTCTTCATGTTCTTCCAGCACTACCTGGCCCTGTACGCGGTGCCTCGCACCTCGGCCGCCTTCTACGGGGCGGTGCTGATGGGGTACGCGGGCCTCCTGGTGATCGCCCAGCCCCTGCTGTCGGGGCGGATCGCCGCGCTGAGCCACCGGACGGCGATGCGGGTGGGGTTCGGATCCATGGCCGCCGGGACGGCGGTCATCGGCGTCGGGGGGTACGTGGGCATCGGTGCCGGTGCGGTGCTGATGTGCCTGGGCGAGATAGTGCTCTTCCTGAAGAACGACCTGGAGGCGCTGGCCCGTTCGTCCGCACCCCCCGCCACGATCTTCGGAAGGCAGCGGCTGGCGGCGGGAATCGGCGCGTTCGGGAGCGGGATCGTCGGGGGCCAGTTGTACGCGGCGGCGGATGCGGCGGGCTCCGCACGGGGGTTCTGGGCGGCGGTCTGCCTCCAGGCACTGATCCTGCCCGTGTGTCTCCACCGGCGTCGGAAGGGTCCTGGTCCAGGACCCTTCCGACGCCCGGGAATCAAGCCCGCCGGGTCACGGCACTAG
- a CDS encoding sigma-70 family RNA polymerase sigma factor, with protein MTPAPTLSPARPASAGPSSARRSDLEITGWALAAGCGDREAAERFVRATYDDVRRFVAYLGADGPGAEDLAQETYLRAMTGLAGFAGRSCARTWLLAIARRVVIDCYRTASVRPRIADTADWQAAAERAQPRHVPGFDETVALFDALRSIDPARRQAFVLTQLLGMSYEETADTAGCPIGTVRSRVARARRDLAAAWSTEPAAPLGPSGHDLVP; from the coding sequence ATGACCCCTGCCCCGACGCTCTCCCCTGCCCGGCCGGCCTCCGCCGGGCCGTCTTCCGCGCGGCGGAGCGACTTAGAGATCACCGGCTGGGCGCTGGCCGCCGGCTGCGGTGACCGTGAGGCGGCCGAGCGCTTCGTCCGGGCGACCTATGACGACGTACGCCGCTTCGTCGCGTACCTCGGTGCCGACGGGCCGGGCGCCGAGGACCTGGCCCAGGAGACCTATCTGCGGGCCATGACGGGCCTGGCCGGCTTCGCGGGACGTTCCTGTGCCCGCACCTGGCTGCTGGCCATCGCCCGGCGCGTCGTCATCGACTGCTACCGCACGGCCTCGGTCCGGCCGCGGATCGCCGACACGGCGGACTGGCAGGCCGCGGCCGAACGTGCCCAGCCACGCCATGTGCCGGGATTCGACGAGACGGTGGCGCTCTTCGACGCGTTGCGGAGCATCGACCCCGCGCGGCGCCAGGCATTCGTCCTCACCCAGCTCCTGGGGATGTCCTACGAGGAGACCGCGGACACCGCGGGCTGCCCGATCGGCACGGTGCGCTCCCGTGTAGCGCGCGCCCGGCGCGATCTCGCCGCGGCGTGGAGCACGGAACCGGCGGCGCCCCTCGGCCCGTCCGGACACGACCTAGTGCCGTGA